One window from the genome of Antricoccus suffuscus encodes:
- a CDS encoding LLM class flavin-dependent oxidoreductase — protein MRTATTIEASSGGRWQEQTDFVVEAEKLGLDVCWVAEAWGSDAPSALGYYAAKTHRMLLGSGIIQLGTRTPVAIAQAAITLSNLSGGRFLLGLGASGPQVIEGLHGVPFARPLSRLRETVEIVRSVFAGGKISYSGREFEIPMAGRDAVPMRLSTGPLHDIPIYLATMSPAMLRLTGQIADGWVGTSFVPEGADEAYFAPLDEGLAKSGRTRDDLDICQGAEVAFAPDEDALRDMIVDRKKGLAFSLGGMGSASTNFYNKAYSRQGWAEVAAEVRERWQAGDRDGATELVTDDMVLGTTLIGTESMVRDRLRVWQDAGVDTVRLYPAGDTLDAQLATMGRAIELVRAIDDASVNTGTSQPLEPRSG, from the coding sequence ATGCGTACGGCAACCACGATCGAGGCCTCCAGCGGTGGCCGGTGGCAGGAGCAGACCGACTTCGTCGTCGAGGCGGAGAAACTCGGTCTGGACGTGTGTTGGGTGGCTGAGGCTTGGGGTTCGGATGCGCCGTCGGCTCTTGGCTACTACGCGGCCAAGACCCATCGGATGTTGCTCGGCTCTGGAATCATCCAGCTGGGCACCCGAACGCCAGTCGCGATCGCACAGGCCGCAATCACGCTTTCCAACCTTTCAGGTGGGCGGTTCTTACTCGGTCTAGGCGCATCTGGCCCCCAGGTAATCGAGGGTTTGCACGGCGTACCTTTTGCGCGGCCGCTGTCGAGACTGCGCGAGACGGTCGAGATCGTCCGGAGTGTCTTCGCCGGCGGAAAGATCTCGTATTCCGGTCGCGAGTTCGAGATCCCAATGGCGGGCCGTGACGCGGTGCCGATGCGGCTGTCGACCGGTCCACTACATGACATACCGATCTATCTTGCGACGATGTCGCCGGCGATGTTGCGGTTGACCGGGCAGATCGCCGACGGATGGGTCGGGACTAGTTTTGTGCCCGAGGGCGCCGACGAGGCCTACTTTGCCCCGCTGGACGAGGGTCTGGCCAAGTCCGGTCGCACTCGCGATGATCTCGACATTTGCCAGGGAGCCGAAGTCGCCTTCGCGCCCGACGAGGATGCATTGCGCGACATGATCGTCGACCGCAAGAAGGGCCTTGCCTTCAGCCTCGGCGGGATGGGTTCCGCGTCGACAAACTTCTACAACAAGGCATACAGCCGGCAGGGATGGGCCGAGGTCGCCGCCGAGGTTCGTGAGCGGTGGCAGGCCGGTGATCGTGACGGTGCGACCGAGCTCGTGACCGATGACATGGTGCTCGGTACGACGCTGATCGGCACCGAGTCAATGGTCCGGGACCGGCTGCGGGTATGGCAGGACGCCGGTGTCGACACCGTGCGGCTATATCCCGCGGGGGACACGCTCGATGCGCAGCTCGCGACCATGGGCCGCGCCATCGAACTAGTCCGCGCAATCGATGACGCCTCGGTCAATACCGGAACGTCGCAACCGCTGGAACCGCGCTCGGGCTAG
- a CDS encoding phenylacetate--CoA ligase family protein, with product MFDHAAQTQPVEERRTDQQRLLRTLIDRVKDASPQHRAQLRGIDSSDVTLDNLHELPSVRKQDLREFYPLNSLCVDRSQLRRIHATSGTSGKPTIVAYTDHDMAVLRRTNARALDASGVIAGTMVHNAYGYGLFTGGLGLHAGIEELKACCLPISGGNTARQAAMIQDLRSEVLLCTPSYAAVIADLFAAQGVDPADIALRAGILGAEPWSEGMREKVEAGLGITALDIYGLCEVQGPGVGFETVNSGGHLFVNEDEFLVECIDPVSGKPCAEGEVGELVFTTLTKEAVPVVRYRTGDLASLQRVNDPEGRTFVTMSRILGRADDMLVIRGVNVFPSEIEAVLLADARVATAYTLVIDERGTMPSLVAVTEPVAGIDRSALDTMLEGLQRQLKERLGVSCKVVFAEPGGLPRTEVGKAVRVQRWKPNAESPFPGVLA from the coding sequence ATGTTTGACCACGCGGCACAGACTCAGCCCGTCGAAGAGCGGCGCACCGACCAACAGCGCCTGCTCCGCACGCTGATCGACCGCGTCAAGGACGCCTCGCCGCAACACCGCGCGCAGCTGCGCGGCATCGACAGTTCCGACGTCACCCTCGACAACCTGCACGAGCTCCCATCAGTGCGCAAGCAGGATCTGCGCGAGTTCTACCCACTCAACTCGCTGTGCGTCGACCGGTCGCAACTGCGCCGAATCCACGCCACGTCCGGCACGTCGGGCAAACCAACGATCGTTGCCTACACCGACCACGACATGGCCGTGCTGCGGCGTACCAACGCCCGGGCTCTCGATGCGTCCGGCGTCATCGCCGGCACGATGGTCCACAATGCCTACGGCTATGGGCTTTTCACCGGCGGCCTCGGATTGCACGCTGGCATCGAGGAGCTCAAGGCCTGTTGTCTGCCGATCTCCGGCGGCAACACGGCGCGGCAGGCCGCGATGATCCAAGACCTGCGCAGCGAAGTCCTCCTGTGCACGCCGTCGTACGCCGCGGTGATCGCCGACCTCTTTGCCGCACAAGGGGTCGACCCGGCCGACATCGCCTTGCGCGCCGGAATCTTAGGCGCCGAGCCGTGGAGCGAGGGGATGCGCGAGAAGGTCGAAGCCGGACTGGGCATCACCGCACTCGACATCTATGGCCTATGCGAGGTGCAAGGACCGGGAGTCGGATTCGAGACTGTCAACAGCGGTGGTCATCTGTTCGTCAACGAGGATGAATTCCTCGTGGAGTGCATCGACCCCGTGAGCGGGAAGCCCTGCGCAGAAGGCGAAGTAGGTGAACTCGTCTTCACGACGCTGACTAAGGAGGCTGTCCCCGTGGTGCGTTACCGGACCGGTGACCTCGCCTCCCTGCAACGGGTCAACGACCCAGAAGGCCGCACGTTTGTCACCATGTCACGGATCCTCGGCCGCGCCGACGACATGCTGGTGATCCGCGGCGTCAACGTCTTCCCGTCCGAGATCGAAGCCGTCCTGCTCGCCGACGCACGGGTCGCCACGGCGTACACCTTGGTCATCGACGAACGCGGCACCATGCCCTCACTCGTCGCGGTCACCGAACCGGTTGCCGGCATCGACCGCTCGGCGCTCGACACGATGCTCGAAGGCCTTCAGCGCCAGCTCAAGGAACGTCTCGGGGTCTCGTGCAAGGTCGTCTTCGCCGAGCCCGGCGGGCTGCCGCGCACCGAGGTCGGCAAGGCCGTCCGCGTCCAGCGATGGAAGCCGAACGCCGAATCACCTTTCCCCGGCGTACTGGCCTAG
- a CDS encoding EthD family reductase, whose protein sequence is MTTSLFVTYRVPDDAAAFDKSYFDGHVPLVNKMPGLLENRVNKVVQNIAGEQKLYVITELVFENAEAAQKALGSEEGKATSVDLASWGGDKLASIYLSERAV, encoded by the coding sequence ATGACTACCTCATTGTTTGTGACCTACCGTGTGCCCGACGACGCCGCGGCGTTCGACAAGAGCTACTTCGACGGGCATGTCCCGTTGGTCAACAAGATGCCGGGGCTGCTCGAGAACCGCGTCAACAAGGTCGTGCAGAATATCGCCGGCGAGCAGAAGCTCTACGTGATCACCGAACTCGTTTTCGAGAACGCCGAGGCCGCCCAGAAGGCGCTGGGTTCTGAAGAGGGCAAGGCGACCAGCGTCGACCTCGCGTCCTGGGGCGGCGACAAGCTTGCTTCGATCTACCTATCCGAGCGCGCCGTCTAA
- a CDS encoding MaoC family dehydratase: MSSTLSFASIEVGQQLPPIEVDVTQQIIDRAALTHLDFNPVHTAIEWATRAQVFGTPKTVAHGMFTMSQMASVIERAWGPHGATIRKMESKFTKPVKVGTTVRFEGSVWELHPHSPGNNTVVVSLKGTDDQGETISVGAFRVAVPD, translated from the coding sequence ATGAGCAGCACGTTGAGCTTTGCCAGTATTGAAGTCGGACAGCAGCTTCCGCCGATCGAGGTCGACGTTACCCAGCAGATCATCGACCGTGCCGCGTTGACTCATCTGGATTTCAACCCGGTACACACCGCGATCGAATGGGCTACTCGCGCTCAGGTCTTCGGCACCCCCAAGACGGTCGCGCACGGCATGTTCACAATGTCTCAGATGGCGTCGGTGATCGAACGCGCCTGGGGACCGCATGGCGCGACGATCCGCAAGATGGAATCGAAATTCACCAAGCCTGTCAAGGTCGGCACCACGGTCCGCTTCGAAGGCTCCGTCTGGGAACTGCACCCACATAGCCCGGGTAACAACACGGTTGTTGTCTCGCTCAAGGGCACCGACGACCAAGGCGAGACGATCAGCGTCGGGGCCTTCCGCGTCGCGGTCCCCGACTGA
- a CDS encoding FAS1-like dehydratase domain-containing protein, producing MTDIERLKTYATTEKQRGFEWDFRKDIAQYEVWDEIQVGQVGTGAQTYLITDDDVLDFNRGALETDPRYVDAEQARTHGGPRIHPLFCVAIAFYCIDRGMGSWIRTPGARNPGQDIEIHEQFEIGEEINLTITHYDKWVRRGNYYMQDKLEYRNQDGTLKATWYVSLLLPKTRADVQRFASA from the coding sequence ATGACAGACATCGAACGACTAAAGACGTACGCCACTACCGAGAAGCAGCGCGGGTTCGAGTGGGACTTCCGTAAAGACATCGCCCAGTACGAAGTGTGGGACGAAATCCAGGTCGGGCAGGTCGGGACAGGGGCACAGACCTACCTGATCACCGATGATGACGTTCTTGACTTCAACCGGGGCGCACTAGAGACCGACCCGCGGTACGTCGACGCAGAGCAAGCCCGGACGCACGGCGGCCCGCGGATCCATCCGCTGTTCTGCGTCGCGATTGCCTTCTACTGCATTGATCGGGGTATGGGCAGCTGGATCCGGACGCCCGGAGCACGCAATCCGGGTCAAGACATCGAGATCCACGAGCAGTTCGAGATCGGCGAGGAAATCAACCTCACCATCACCCATTACGACAAGTGGGTCCGGCGCGGCAACTACTACATGCAGGACAAGCTTGAGTACCGCAACCAGGACGGCACTCTGAAGGCCACCTGGTACGTCTCGCTGCTGCTGCCGAAGACGCGCGCCGACGTCCAACGTTTCGCATCGGCCTAA
- a CDS encoding DedA family protein: MTVTYQASILPSWLDPANIISGMGGFALLGICLILFAECALLIGFFLPGDTLLFFAGIFWASGAIATPLVVLLAAMALAAFIGNMVGYWIGYKVGPAVFKRPDAKFLKPEYIQRSEKLFDKYGKPAIVLARFVPVVRTVAPVMAGASKMDRKIYALYSAIGGVAWVVVVTLLGIWLGQVAFIRDHLDLVIVAAVVIVVLFSAAPALMHFVQKRKNRTQTAEPTD, encoded by the coding sequence GTGACAGTGACATATCAGGCCTCGATCCTGCCCAGTTGGCTCGACCCCGCCAACATAATTTCCGGCATGGGCGGGTTCGCACTGCTCGGAATCTGCCTGATCCTGTTCGCCGAGTGCGCGCTGTTGATCGGCTTCTTCCTGCCCGGCGACACGCTCCTGTTCTTCGCCGGCATCTTCTGGGCCAGTGGCGCGATTGCGACGCCGCTCGTCGTACTGCTGGCAGCAATGGCGCTTGCGGCGTTCATCGGCAACATGGTCGGCTATTGGATCGGCTACAAGGTCGGGCCAGCGGTGTTTAAACGCCCGGACGCGAAGTTCCTTAAACCGGAGTACATCCAAAGGTCCGAAAAGCTCTTCGACAAGTACGGCAAGCCGGCGATCGTGCTGGCGCGGTTTGTGCCGGTCGTCCGTACCGTCGCGCCGGTTATGGCCGGCGCCTCGAAGATGGACCGCAAGATCTACGCGCTCTATTCAGCGATCGGCGGCGTCGCGTGGGTCGTCGTGGTGACACTGCTCGGGATCTGGCTCGGCCAGGTCGCGTTTATCCGGGACCATCTCGACCTGGTGATCGTCGCGGCCGTGGTGATCGTCGTACTGTTCTCCGCGGCTCCGGCGCTGATGCATTTCGTGCAGAAGCGCAAGAATCGGACTCAGACCGCTGAACCGACCGACTGA
- the mftD gene encoding pre-mycofactocin synthase MftD (MftD, an enzyme found in the mycofactocin biosynthesis locus, performs an oxidative deamination of 3-amino-5-[(p-hydroxyphenyl)methyl]-4,4-dimethyl-2-pyrrolidinone (AHDP). The resulting compound, now called pre-mycofactocin (PMFT), is a biologically active redox cofactor that can oxidize the non-exchangeable NADH of TIGR03971 family SDR-type oxidoreductases.), whose product MAKNEWFETVAEAQRRAKKRLLPSVYGALVAGSEKGLTIDDNMAAFSELGFAPHVAGLSMKRELGTTVMGQEISMPVMISPTGVQAVHPEGEVAVSRAAAARGTTMALSSFASKSIEEVAAVNPKTFFQMYWVGTRDVLVQRMERARAAGAKGLIMTLDWSFSNGRDWGSPAIPEKLDLKTMIKFAPEGLRRPRWLLDFAKAGKIPDLTTPNLTPPGGEAPTFFGAYGEWMQTPLPTWEDVAWLREQWGGPFMLKGVMRVDDARRAVDAGVSAISVSNHGGNNLDSTPGSIRALRPIVEAVGNEIEVVMDGGVRRGSDVVKALALGARAVMIGRAYLWGLGANGQAGVENVLDILRGGIDSGVLGLGHSSVHDLSIDDLVIQPGFMRALGA is encoded by the coding sequence ATGGCTAAGAACGAATGGTTTGAGACCGTTGCCGAGGCGCAGCGACGCGCTAAGAAACGGCTGCTGCCTTCGGTGTACGGCGCCTTGGTCGCCGGGTCGGAAAAGGGCTTGACCATCGACGACAACATGGCCGCGTTCAGCGAGCTCGGTTTCGCGCCGCACGTCGCGGGCCTGTCAATGAAACGTGAACTCGGCACCACCGTGATGGGCCAGGAAATCTCGATGCCGGTAATGATCTCGCCGACCGGCGTACAGGCCGTGCACCCCGAAGGCGAGGTCGCCGTGTCCAGAGCCGCGGCGGCGCGAGGTACGACGATGGCGCTGAGCTCGTTTGCCAGCAAGTCGATCGAGGAAGTAGCCGCCGTCAACCCCAAGACGTTCTTTCAGATGTACTGGGTCGGCACCCGCGACGTGCTCGTGCAGCGGATGGAACGCGCCCGCGCGGCCGGGGCGAAGGGGCTGATTATGACCCTGGACTGGTCGTTCTCCAACGGCCGCGACTGGGGCAGCCCGGCAATCCCCGAGAAGCTCGACCTCAAGACCATGATCAAGTTCGCGCCCGAGGGGCTGCGCCGGCCACGCTGGCTGCTGGACTTCGCCAAGGCCGGCAAGATCCCGGACCTGACCACCCCTAATCTCACGCCGCCCGGCGGCGAGGCGCCGACGTTCTTCGGCGCGTACGGCGAGTGGATGCAGACCCCGCTGCCGACCTGGGAGGACGTGGCCTGGTTACGCGAACAATGGGGCGGGCCGTTCATGCTCAAGGGCGTCATGCGGGTGGACGACGCGCGTCGCGCGGTCGATGCGGGCGTCTCGGCTATCTCGGTGTCCAATCACGGCGGCAACAATCTTGACAGCACTCCCGGGTCGATCCGCGCCCTACGACCGATCGTCGAGGCGGTCGGCAACGAGATCGAGGTCGTGATGGACGGCGGCGTACGACGTGGCAGCGACGTGGTGAAGGCCCTCGCGCTCGGCGCACGTGCGGTGATGATCGGTCGCGCCTACCTGTGGGGCCTCGGCGCCAACGGACAGGCCGGCGTCGAAAACGTCCTGGACATCCTGCGCGGCGGTATCGACTCCGGCGTACTCGGGCTCGGGCACTCCTCGGTGCACGATCTGTCGATCGACGACCTCGTCATCCAGCCGGGCTTCATGCGCGCCCTCGGCGCCTAG
- a CDS encoding aldehyde dehydrogenase family protein gives MNNYDIYVGGKWVPSTSDKRIEVINPTTEEAIATVPDGTKEDVDAAVTAARKAFPEWSSKTPQERAEYLVKANNLLKERSAEYAQTVTDELGAPIKISNMVHMGTPIGTLKTYAKLADEFEWEKEVNNSIIAHEPIGVVGAITPWNYPLHQVTAKTAPALLAGNTIVLKPSELAPLSAYNLAKVFDEIGLPEGVFNVVSGRGEVVGDAMSSHPDIDMISFTGSGRAGTAISKNAADTIKRVALELGGKSASVIMDDFDDEGFAKAVKSTVNQCFTNGGQRCTAFSRMLVPAAKYDQALEFAKAAAEKHAPGDPNDESTRLGPMVSEAQRDRVRGFIDRAVADGATVVTGGSEAPEGLDKGFFVKPTVLAGAKEDSEVAQDEVFGPVITVFPYDDIDDAVRLANNTKYGLAAGVYGADADKSLAVARRLRAGQVDINDGRWNFMAPFGGYKQSGNGRELGSEGLAEFLETKAMQR, from the coding sequence GTGAACAACTACGACATTTACGTCGGCGGCAAGTGGGTACCCTCCACCTCTGACAAGCGCATCGAGGTCATCAACCCGACGACCGAAGAGGCCATCGCCACCGTCCCTGACGGCACTAAAGAAGACGTCGACGCCGCCGTCACCGCGGCTCGCAAGGCATTTCCCGAATGGTCGTCGAAGACTCCGCAAGAGCGCGCGGAATACCTCGTCAAGGCCAACAACCTGCTGAAGGAGCGGTCCGCCGAATACGCGCAGACCGTCACCGACGAGCTCGGCGCTCCGATCAAGATTTCCAACATGGTCCACATGGGTACGCCGATTGGCACGCTCAAGACCTACGCCAAGCTGGCTGACGAGTTCGAGTGGGAGAAGGAGGTCAACAACTCCATCATCGCGCACGAGCCAATTGGTGTCGTTGGTGCGATCACGCCGTGGAACTACCCGCTGCACCAGGTGACGGCCAAGACCGCCCCGGCCCTGCTCGCCGGTAACACCATCGTGCTCAAGCCGTCCGAGCTGGCGCCGCTTTCGGCGTACAACTTGGCGAAGGTATTCGACGAGATCGGCCTGCCTGAAGGTGTTTTCAATGTCGTCAGCGGTCGCGGCGAGGTTGTCGGCGACGCGATGTCGTCCCACCCGGACATCGACATGATCTCCTTCACCGGCTCGGGCCGCGCGGGTACGGCGATCTCTAAGAACGCCGCCGACACGATCAAGCGCGTCGCTCTTGAGCTTGGTGGCAAGTCCGCGTCGGTCATCATGGACGACTTCGACGACGAGGGCTTCGCGAAGGCGGTCAAGTCGACGGTCAACCAGTGCTTCACCAACGGCGGCCAGCGCTGCACCGCGTTCTCCCGGATGCTCGTGCCGGCGGCGAAATACGACCAGGCCCTTGAATTCGCGAAGGCCGCGGCCGAGAAGCACGCCCCGGGCGACCCCAACGACGAGTCGACCCGCCTCGGCCCGATGGTCTCCGAAGCGCAGCGCGACCGGGTGCGTGGCTTCATCGACCGCGCAGTAGCCGATGGCGCCACCGTCGTAACCGGCGGCTCGGAAGCGCCCGAGGGCCTGGACAAAGGCTTCTTCGTCAAGCCGACCGTCCTCGCAGGGGCCAAGGAAGACAGCGAGGTCGCGCAGGACGAGGTGTTCGGCCCGGTCATTACGGTTTTCCCGTACGACGACATCGACGACGCCGTACGCCTCGCCAACAACACGAAGTACGGCCTCGCGGCCGGCGTGTACGGCGCGGACGCCGACAAGTCGCTCGCCGTCGCCCGCCGGCTGCGCGCAGGTCAAGTCGACATCAACGACGGCCGCTGGAACTTCATGGCGCCGTTCGGTGGCTACAAGCAGTCCGGCAACGGCCGCGAGCTGGGCTCGGAAGGTCTCGCCGAGTTCCTCGAGACCAAGGCGATGCAGCGCTAG
- a CDS encoding TetR/AcrR family transcriptional regulator — protein MTARSRSIPTKRSSPGRHGDTTIAAGNKRAEIFDAAVALFLHRGYDATSMRDIAAAVGVMPASIYYHYESKEALLVAAVADGAGLLKASVDAATDSELDPWTQLERACAAHLTTLLHGPDVVRVLYFELQRRREGRVESDLLRIRREYENLFRDLIDALPIGDGVSRTHLRLTILGAMAWSPVWYRREGDSPTQIARALIALVRYGSG, from the coding sequence ATGACCGCGCGGTCGAGGTCGATACCCACGAAGCGATCCAGCCCCGGCCGGCACGGCGACACGACCATCGCGGCCGGTAATAAACGAGCCGAGATCTTTGACGCGGCGGTCGCGTTGTTCCTGCACCGCGGCTACGACGCGACGTCGATGAGAGACATCGCCGCCGCGGTCGGCGTGATGCCAGCGTCGATCTATTACCACTACGAGTCAAAGGAAGCGCTGCTGGTCGCTGCCGTCGCCGACGGAGCTGGCCTGCTCAAGGCGTCGGTCGACGCGGCGACCGACAGCGAACTCGATCCATGGACCCAGCTCGAGCGAGCATGCGCAGCGCATCTGACGACGTTGCTGCACGGGCCGGACGTCGTACGGGTGCTGTACTTCGAGCTGCAGCGTCGCCGCGAGGGTCGCGTTGAGTCCGACTTGCTTCGTATCCGGCGGGAGTACGAGAACCTATTCCGCGACCTCATCGACGCGCTACCGATCGGTGACGGCGTGAGCCGCACGCATCTGCGGCTTACAATCCTCGGCGCAATGGCGTGGTCGCCGGTATGGTACCGCCGCGAAGGCGACAGCCCGACGCAGATCGCGCGGGCTCTTATCGCACTAGTCCGGTATGGATCCGGCTGA
- a CDS encoding winged helix-turn-helix transcriptional regulator has translation MKRPSFARWPCSIARTVDLLGDSWTPLVLREAFYGIRRFDEFQLELGIARNTLSDRLRKLVEEGLLQRQRYEDEPPRHEYVLTEKGHEIYGVLAAMSRWGDRWLADEDGPPITMRHDPCGHDTYAEVVCAHCHEPLKSEDVSRRMGPGYPERLKTHPSVLRRFSSS, from the coding sequence ATGAAACGTCCTTCGTTCGCCCGTTGGCCATGCTCGATCGCGCGCACCGTCGACCTGCTCGGCGACAGCTGGACGCCGTTGGTGCTGCGCGAGGCGTTCTACGGGATACGGAGGTTCGACGAGTTTCAGCTTGAGCTCGGTATCGCTCGTAACACTCTGTCCGATCGGCTGCGCAAGCTTGTAGAAGAGGGCCTGTTGCAAAGACAGCGCTACGAGGACGAGCCGCCCAGACACGAGTATGTCCTCACCGAAAAGGGCCACGAAATCTACGGAGTGCTGGCTGCCATGTCGCGGTGGGGTGATCGTTGGCTCGCCGATGAGGACGGCCCGCCGATCACTATGCGTCACGACCCGTGCGGTCACGACACGTACGCCGAGGTGGTCTGCGCGCACTGCCATGAGCCCCTTAAATCGGAAGACGTCAGCCGCCGGATGGGACCGGGTTACCCCGAACGGCTCAAGACTCATCCGAGCGTGCTGCGGAGATTCTCATCTTCTTGA
- a CDS encoding rhodanese-like domain-containing protein, whose amino-acid sequence MTDNTRPPLKKGVMQLVDEAMSEVVTLTVDEAAAKVNDPNVLFVDIRDSRELDREGQVPSAFNVNRGMLEFWVDPQSPYFKEPLGDDREKVLYCAGGWRSALAAKTLQDMGISNVSHIEGGFGAWKEAGKPVVDRERHGKK is encoded by the coding sequence ATGACCGACAATACGCGACCACCGCTGAAAAAGGGCGTCATGCAGCTCGTCGACGAAGCGATGAGCGAGGTAGTCACGCTCACCGTGGACGAGGCAGCGGCCAAGGTTAACGATCCGAACGTCTTGTTCGTCGATATTCGCGACTCGCGTGAGCTCGACCGGGAGGGGCAGGTTCCGTCGGCGTTCAACGTGAACCGCGGAATGCTCGAGTTCTGGGTCGATCCGCAGTCGCCGTACTTCAAAGAGCCGCTTGGTGATGACCGCGAGAAGGTCTTGTACTGCGCCGGTGGCTGGCGATCTGCGCTCGCGGCCAAGACCCTTCAAGACATGGGCATCTCGAACGTGTCGCACATCGAAGGCGGATTTGGTGCCTGGAAGGAGGCCGGCAAACCGGTCGTCGACAGGGAGAGGCACGGCAAGAAGTAG
- a CDS encoding TetR/AcrR family transcriptional regulator, translated as MTKPVRRKQHDANSLLQVAVRVFNERGYDGTSMEHIALAAGITKSSIYHHVDGKEALLGLALDRAIDALDGAFLPAGQALEDFGAPIVAIDGVVRRTTKALLDDIEVITLFLRVRGNSPTELKAIDKRRDFDKRVSELVTLAADAGDIRADLDPPVITKLVFGAINSLIDWYKPGGRLTDDQVVDHVSALVLDGLRHR; from the coding sequence ATGACCAAGCCAGTACGCCGCAAACAACACGATGCCAACTCGCTCCTGCAAGTGGCCGTACGCGTGTTCAACGAACGTGGTTACGACGGTACGTCGATGGAGCATATCGCGCTCGCGGCCGGTATCACGAAGTCGTCGATCTACCACCATGTCGACGGGAAAGAGGCTCTGCTCGGGCTCGCGCTGGACCGGGCGATCGACGCGTTGGACGGTGCGTTTCTTCCTGCCGGGCAAGCCCTCGAGGACTTCGGCGCGCCGATTGTCGCGATCGACGGCGTCGTACGCCGCACGACGAAGGCCCTCCTCGACGACATCGAGGTCATCACGCTTTTCCTGCGAGTGCGCGGCAACTCCCCCACTGAACTCAAGGCGATCGACAAGCGCCGCGACTTCGACAAGCGGGTCAGCGAACTGGTCACGCTCGCGGCCGATGCTGGCGACATCCGCGCCGACCTGGACCCACCAGTGATCACCAAGCTTGTGTTCGGCGCCATCAACTCGCTCATCGACTGGTACAAGCCCGGCGGCCGGCTCACCGACGACCAGGTCGTGGACCACGTCTCCGCGCTCGTCCTGGACGGCCTACGACACAGATAA